The following proteins are co-located in the Shouchella hunanensis genome:
- a CDS encoding response regulator transcription factor, producing MPTILVADDDENIRELVCLFLRNDGYTIAEAVDGKEALDVYASTDVDLVVLDIMMPVMDGWTLCKELRRANPKLPLLMLTARGETWEKVKGFELGTDDYLTKPFDPLELMARVQALLKRYRIGVTQTIQFENVTLDRQTYKVTRGTESLTLPLKEFELLYKLAETPGQVYTREQLIDQIWGIDYTGDERTIDVHIKRLREKFADTPDFQLETVRGLGYRLGVYK from the coding sequence ATGCCTACTATACTGGTTGCTGATGACGATGAGAACATTCGCGAACTCGTTTGTTTATTTCTGCGGAATGATGGATATACAATAGCCGAAGCAGTGGACGGAAAAGAAGCGTTAGACGTCTACGCCTCGACTGATGTGGATTTGGTTGTGCTCGATATTATGATGCCGGTCATGGATGGATGGACTTTATGCAAGGAGTTACGACGAGCAAACCCTAAATTGCCCTTGCTTATGCTGACGGCCAGAGGCGAAACATGGGAGAAAGTAAAAGGGTTTGAGCTTGGCACAGATGATTATTTGACGAAACCATTTGACCCGCTAGAGTTGATGGCTCGTGTTCAGGCGTTGCTGAAACGATATCGAATTGGGGTGACGCAGACGATCCAATTTGAAAACGTTACTCTTGACCGGCAGACATATAAAGTAACAAGAGGAACAGAATCCCTTACTTTGCCGTTGAAAGAGTTCGAATTGCTGTATAAGCTCGCTGAAACGCCGGGACAAGTTTATACTCGAGAGCAGTTAATTGATCAAATTTGGGGGATTGATTACACAGGCGATGAACGGACAATCGATGTCCACATCAAGCGCCTGCGTGAGAAGTTTGCAGACACACCTGATTTTCAACTGGAAACCGTCCGTGGTCTTGGTTACCGGCTTGGGGTGTATAAATGA
- a CDS encoding aldo/keto reductase encodes MQYRQLGDTDLKISQLSFGTWAIGGSWGKTNDKESLKALETAMDHGVNFFDTADVYGDGHSEELLAQATKGKEDDVYIATKFCRAGDIFSPDTYSAEQVRSYCENSLKRLNRERLDLYQIHCPPLDILKNGEVFAVLDQLQAEGKIRNYGVSVETIEEGLLCLENPNVKALQVIFNLLRQKPLETLLPKAKERGVGIIARVPLASGLLTGKFINTHTFEKDDHRNFNRDGNSFNVGETFGGIEFEKGVELAQNLSWIKDGRKHLSSAALRWILDQEEVTTVIPGFKTVEQVEKNLEAIHEPKFTAEELKNLAAFYKSEVEQHIRGPY; translated from the coding sequence TTGCAATATAGACAATTGGGAGACACTGATTTAAAGATTAGTCAGCTAAGCTTTGGAACTTGGGCAATAGGTGGATCGTGGGGAAAGACGAATGACAAAGAATCTTTGAAAGCGCTTGAAACAGCAATGGATCATGGTGTGAATTTTTTTGATACGGCTGATGTATATGGGGACGGTCATAGCGAAGAGCTTCTTGCACAAGCAACGAAGGGGAAAGAAGATGATGTCTATATTGCCACAAAATTTTGTCGAGCAGGGGATATCTTTTCACCTGATACGTATTCCGCTGAGCAAGTGCGTTCATATTGCGAAAATAGCCTGAAACGTTTAAATAGGGAGCGCTTGGATTTATACCAGATTCATTGTCCACCTCTTGACATTCTTAAGAATGGAGAAGTGTTTGCTGTACTTGATCAGCTTCAAGCTGAAGGAAAGATACGAAATTATGGAGTAAGTGTTGAAACCATAGAGGAAGGTCTATTATGTTTAGAAAATCCGAATGTGAAGGCACTGCAGGTTATCTTTAATCTTCTTAGACAAAAGCCCCTTGAGACACTATTACCGAAGGCAAAGGAGCGAGGAGTGGGAATTATTGCGAGAGTTCCTTTGGCAAGTGGACTTTTAACAGGCAAATTTATAAACACGCACACGTTTGAAAAAGACGACCACCGGAATTTTAATCGTGATGGGAATTCATTTAATGTTGGTGAAACGTTTGGTGGGATTGAATTCGAGAAGGGAGTCGAACTGGCTCAAAACCTATCTTGGATTAAAGATGGTCGTAAGCATCTTTCGAGTGCTGCGCTTCGCTGGATACTAGATCAAGAAGAGGTAACAACTGTAATACCTGGATTTAAAACTGTTGAGCAAGTAGAGAAAAATCTAGAGGCTATACATGAGCCTAAATTCACAGCCGAGGAATTGAAAAATCTGGCTGCATTTTATAAATCAGAAGTTGAGCAGCATATTCGAGGACCTTACTAA
- a CDS encoding MerR family transcriptional regulator, producing the protein MATYTMSEIVEIVGLTASTLRYYESEKLIPKVKRNSSGRRYYSDTDVQWILFIKALRNTEMPIEQIKKYVLLFKQGNETIHERKMFIEAHTNKVEKEIEEKVNNLETLKKKLKYYELMDKRKQRLNRRAFDQT; encoded by the coding sequence TTGGCAACTTACACTATGTCTGAAATTGTTGAAATAGTTGGTTTAACAGCCTCAACACTTCGATATTACGAAAGTGAAAAATTAATTCCGAAAGTTAAAAGAAACTCATCTGGACGAAGGTATTATAGCGATACAGACGTACAGTGGATTCTTTTTATTAAAGCATTACGGAATACAGAAATGCCAATTGAGCAGATTAAAAAATACGTTTTGCTGTTTAAACAAGGGAATGAAACTATACATGAAAGAAAGATGTTTATTGAAGCACACACTAATAAGGTTGAAAAAGAAATTGAGGAAAAAGTGAATAACTTAGAAACGTTGAAGAAAAAACTGAAGTATTACGAACTCATGGACAAAAGGAAACAGAGATTAAATCGTAGAGCATTTGATCAAACTTAA
- a CDS encoding TetR/AcrR family transcriptional regulator: MNNDNRSSRRSRPAKDPLSKERIIKEAYLLLTNEGINGLTMRKVAKALDTGASSLYVYVKNSEELCSYVLDYSLSDITFPNNPESKKTWRDNLIAVLLSYHDRLYQHPGVAELAMTTVPLGKNSIVLMEYLLKQLSFSGLKPVTVAWGMDALMMYVVSSSFEHASWKKNDLKSFHSMRESLLSVDASQFPAIFAYKNDLFSGDKAKNERLIWGLKVILNGLFASEKQEKRTI; encoded by the coding sequence ATGAATAATGACAACCGTTCTAGCCGTCGTTCTCGACCGGCTAAAGACCCACTAAGCAAGGAACGAATTATTAAAGAAGCTTACTTATTGCTTACAAATGAAGGAATTAACGGACTGACGATGCGTAAAGTGGCAAAAGCTCTTGACACTGGTGCATCATCTTTATATGTCTATGTAAAAAACTCAGAAGAATTGTGTTCTTATGTGTTAGACTACAGCCTGTCTGACATTACCTTCCCCAATAATCCGGAAAGTAAAAAAACGTGGCGAGACAACCTGATAGCAGTATTGTTATCTTACCATGATAGGTTATATCAACATCCTGGTGTAGCTGAACTGGCCATGACCACCGTACCACTTGGTAAAAATTCAATCGTTCTAATGGAATATTTACTTAAGCAACTGTCATTCAGCGGGTTAAAGCCGGTGACTGTAGCATGGGGTATGGACGCCTTAATGATGTACGTAGTATCTTCAAGTTTTGAACATGCTTCTTGGAAAAAAAATGACCTTAAATCATTTCATTCAATGAGAGAGTCCCTATTATCAGTAGATGCTAGTCAATTCCCTGCTATTTTTGCGTATAAGAATGACTTATTTTCTGGTGATAAAGCAAAGAATGAGCGATTAATATGGGGGTTAAAGGTTATTTTAAATGGACTCTTTGCATCAGAGAAGCAAGAAAAAAGAACTATTTAG
- a CDS encoding type 1 glutamine amidotransferase domain-containing protein — MSKKILVVVSSHPKYPGLNRATGLWLGEAVHFVDKVEQAGYEVDYVSPLGGYTPIDPHSLAEAEEIDWKYYQNPDFMKRLGSTLKPSEINANDYGVIYYAGGHGTIWDFPENEELQQISQAIYSNGGIISSVCHGAVGLLNIKTVDGAYLVEGKTVTGFTNEEEKMAELDQYVPYLTETELINRGANFQKANAFEPYAVEDGRLVTGQNPASGGPVADLVIKQLLK; from the coding sequence GTGTCCAAAAAAATATTAGTAGTTGTTAGTAGCCATCCAAAATATCCAGGGTTAAACCGAGCAACCGGGTTATGGTTAGGTGAAGCAGTTCACTTTGTCGATAAAGTGGAGCAAGCTGGTTATGAAGTTGATTATGTTAGCCCGTTAGGTGGTTATACACCAATTGATCCACATAGCCTTGCTGAAGCAGAGGAGATAGATTGGAAATACTATCAAAATCCAGATTTCATGAAACGTTTAGGAAGTACACTTAAACCGAGCGAAATAAATGCTAATGATTATGGAGTAATTTATTACGCAGGTGGCCATGGAACCATATGGGATTTTCCTGAAAACGAAGAACTTCAACAAATTAGCCAAGCGATTTATTCTAATGGCGGGATCATATCCTCTGTTTGTCATGGAGCCGTTGGGCTTTTAAATATTAAAACAGTTGATGGAGCGTACTTGGTCGAGGGTAAAACCGTGACAGGGTTTACAAATGAAGAAGAGAAAATGGCGGAGTTAGATCAATATGTGCCATATTTAACTGAAACAGAGCTAATCAATCGTGGTGCAAACTTCCAAAAAGCCAACGCATTTGAACCTTATGCAGTAGAAGACGGTCGTCTTGTGACAGGACAAAACCCAGCTTCAGGAGGTCCTGTGGCAGATCTTGTCATCAAACAACTTCTAAAATAA
- a CDS encoding FAD-dependent oxidoreductase, with protein MNNLSHRIAIIGAGLGGLTLAKILQNAGYTPVIYEGEASRHVRPQGGTLDLETHTGQRALKIAGLLDLFYEVCRFEGQSSKTVDKNGKIYHEDRDVLPTAEGGSRPEVDRTELRNLLLDSLQSDTILWGHTCTGAVPIDNTKYELHFENGHTDVVDLIIAADGAFSRIRPLVSDEKAKYSGISMVELNITNAEELFPELVAYNGPGTVYALSDYKTIIAQMNGDGRIRIYLGFKAEANFLETLELSNNEPEIAKQTLLNLYSDWSDELKQYIICANEEITPRRIYMLPVAHKWENKKGVTLIGDAAHLMSPFAGAGANLAMLDGAELALSIINTDNQETAIREYEKKMFDYAAKASKETKENMDLFFSEDAAAKLGALMNSFKE; from the coding sequence ATGAATAACCTATCTCATCGGATTGCTATAATTGGCGCTGGACTTGGTGGACTAACACTAGCAAAAATTTTACAAAATGCAGGATATACCCCTGTAATATACGAAGGGGAAGCTTCTAGACATGTACGTCCACAAGGTGGGACACTTGACCTTGAAACACACACAGGGCAAAGGGCGTTAAAAATAGCAGGTTTGCTCGATTTATTTTATGAAGTATGCCGCTTTGAAGGTCAGAGTAGTAAGACGGTGGATAAGAACGGAAAGATTTATCATGAAGATCGTGATGTATTACCAACAGCAGAAGGGGGCTCTCGTCCAGAAGTAGATAGAACAGAACTAAGGAATTTGTTACTGGATTCATTACAATCCGATACGATTTTATGGGGTCATACATGTACTGGTGCGGTACCAATTGATAATACGAAGTATGAACTTCATTTTGAGAATGGCCATACCGATGTTGTTGATCTTATCATTGCGGCCGATGGGGCTTTCTCTCGTATTCGACCTTTAGTAAGTGATGAAAAAGCAAAGTATTCTGGAATAAGTATGGTCGAATTGAACATTACAAATGCAGAGGAGCTTTTTCCTGAGCTCGTTGCTTATAATGGTCCAGGTACAGTGTATGCTTTAAGTGATTATAAGACAATCATTGCACAAATGAATGGTGATGGACGTATTCGTATTTATTTAGGCTTTAAAGCCGAAGCTAACTTTTTAGAAACGTTAGAGCTATCGAATAACGAACCTGAGATCGCTAAGCAGACATTGTTAAACTTATATTCAGACTGGTCTGATGAACTCAAACAATATATTATTTGTGCTAATGAAGAAATTACCCCAAGACGAATCTACATGTTACCAGTAGCTCATAAGTGGGAGAATAAAAAGGGCGTGACATTAATAGGAGATGCCGCACATCTTATGTCTCCATTTGCAGGTGCAGGTGCAAATCTAGCCATGTTAGACGGGGCAGAGCTCGCATTATCGATCATAAATACTGACAATCAAGAAACAGCAATCAGAGAATATGAAAAGAAAATGTTCGATTATGCTGCAAAGGCTTCAAAAGAAACAAAAGAGAATATGGACCTTTTCTTTTCAGAAGATGCTGCAGCTAAATTAGGAGCGTTAATGAATTCTTTTAAGGAATAA
- a CDS encoding GNAT family N-acetyltransferase produces the protein MTIGYNKQKTIVHMYSQRKGWIEVNGIKPIDQLNRNRETKLLQIWESGVNETHSFLSSSDIEQIRPDVLLGIRSVEHLLCFYKNSQVVGFIGVDNKKIEMLFIDSAVMGEGIGKKLLSYAVETLHATVVDVNEQNTHAVQFYKHMGFKQIHRSEHDDRGRPFPILTMKMASSIIS, from the coding sequence GTGACAATAGGATATAATAAGCAAAAAACGATCGTACACATGTATAGCCAAAGAAAGGGATGGATAGAAGTGAACGGTATTAAGCCAATAGATCAATTGAATCGTAATCGAGAAACTAAACTGCTACAAATATGGGAATCTGGTGTTAACGAAACACACAGCTTTTTATCGTCTTCAGATATAGAACAAATTAGACCTGATGTTCTGTTAGGCATAAGAAGCGTAGAACATCTTCTTTGTTTTTATAAGAATAGTCAGGTTGTAGGTTTTATTGGTGTTGATAATAAAAAAATAGAGATGCTATTTATTGATTCCGCAGTAATGGGAGAAGGAATAGGAAAGAAATTGCTGTCTTATGCAGTTGAAACGTTACATGCTACAGTAGTAGACGTTAATGAACAAAATACCCATGCGGTTCAGTTTTATAAACATATGGGATTTAAACAAATTCATCGTTCTGAACACGATGATAGAGGAAGACCTTTTCCCATACTAACGATGAAAATGGCAAGCTCAATCATTAGCTAG
- a CDS encoding CoA-acylating methylmalonate-semialdehyde dehydrogenase: protein MSKVRTLKNYINGKWVDSLTTEYEEVVNPATKEVLCRVPLSTKQELHYAAEIARDAFKAWSNVAVPRRARVLFSFQQLLQQHKEELAQLITMENGKNLTEARGEVQRGIENVEFAASAPSLMMGDSLPAIATNVEASNYRYPIGVVGGITPFNFPMMVPCWMFPMAIALGNTFILKPSERTPLLVEKFADLLKEAGLPDGVFNIVYGAHDVVNGILDHPEIKAVSFVGSKPVGEYVYKRGSENLKRVQALTGANNHTVVLGDADLDTAVNDIVGAAFGSAGERCMACAVVTVEEVIADEFIARLKEKTDNLEMGNGLDDGVFLGPVIREKNKKRTISYIEDGVEEGATLLTDGRDRLSDDGYFVGPTIFDHVTTDMKIWRDEIFAPVLSIVRVKHLKEAIATANQSEFANGACIFTKDAQAIRYFRENIDAGMLGVNLGVPAPMAFFPFSGWKSSFFGTLHANGKDSVDFYTRKKVVTARLVDPVFED from the coding sequence ATAAGTAAGGTACGCACATTAAAAAACTACATAAATGGAAAATGGGTCGACAGTTTGACCACAGAATATGAGGAAGTGGTTAATCCGGCGACGAAGGAAGTTCTCTGTAGAGTGCCACTTTCAACAAAACAAGAGCTTCATTATGCAGCCGAAATTGCGAGGGATGCTTTTAAGGCGTGGTCAAATGTTGCTGTACCTCGTCGTGCACGTGTGCTTTTTTCCTTTCAACAGCTATTGCAACAACATAAAGAAGAATTAGCTCAACTCATTACAATGGAAAATGGCAAGAATTTAACAGAAGCTCGTGGTGAAGTACAGCGTGGGATTGAGAACGTTGAATTTGCTGCTAGTGCTCCTTCACTTATGATGGGGGATTCGTTGCCTGCCATTGCTACAAACGTAGAGGCGAGTAATTATCGTTATCCAATAGGTGTTGTTGGCGGTATTACACCGTTTAATTTCCCGATGATGGTGCCTTGTTGGATGTTTCCAATGGCGATTGCTCTTGGGAATACATTTATTCTAAAACCATCAGAGCGTACACCTTTGCTTGTCGAAAAATTTGCAGACTTGCTAAAGGAAGCTGGTCTACCTGATGGTGTGTTTAATATCGTTTACGGCGCCCATGATGTGGTAAACGGTATTCTTGATCACCCAGAAATTAAAGCGGTTTCCTTCGTTGGATCGAAACCAGTTGGAGAGTATGTCTATAAACGAGGTAGCGAAAATTTGAAACGTGTGCAAGCGCTAACAGGAGCGAATAATCATACAGTTGTTTTAGGGGATGCGGACCTTGATACAGCAGTGAATGATATTGTTGGTGCGGCTTTCGGTTCTGCCGGTGAACGTTGTATGGCCTGCGCGGTTGTGACGGTTGAAGAGGTTATTGCAGATGAATTTATTGCTCGTTTAAAGGAAAAAACAGATAACTTGGAAATGGGAAATGGGCTTGATGATGGTGTTTTCTTGGGTCCTGTCATTCGTGAGAAGAATAAAAAGAGAACCATTTCCTATATTGAAGACGGGGTTGAAGAGGGGGCAACACTGCTTACAGATGGAAGGGATCGATTGAGTGATGACGGTTACTTTGTTGGTCCAACAATCTTTGACCACGTTACAACTGATATGAAGATCTGGAGAGATGAAATTTTTGCGCCTGTACTTTCGATTGTCCGTGTGAAGCATCTTAAAGAAGCGATAGCGACTGCAAATCAATCAGAGTTTGCGAACGGTGCTTGTATCTTTACGAAAGATGCGCAAGCAATCCGTTATTTCCGTGAAAATATTGATGCAGGAATGTTAGGAGTAAACCTCGGTGTTCCAGCTCCTATGGCGTTCTTTCCATTTTCAGGGTGGAAATCATCTTTCTTTGGAACGCTTCATGCAAATGGAAAAGATAGCGTTGATTTTTATACACGTAAGAAAGTTGTAACAGCGCGTCTTGTTGACCCTGTTTTTGAAGATTAG
- a CDS encoding alpha/beta hydrolase, whose amino-acid sequence MKVKQKETESRTSKKTKKVLSILLKIVAAIILVIALFFAVVFIINLISSKFEEAQIESYGQLVQVDGETMNVLIEGEGEETIVLLPGYGTAAPALDFKPLIEELAPFYKVVVVEPFGYGLSDHTDKERTTENIVFEIHEALQSLDIDEYILMGHSIAGIYGLNYVNKYEDEVQAFVGIDTSVPTQGGMDEELPISTFHFLRKSGLGRLVINLGDDPYETLPFDEETKEQMRLITHKNLFNASNLNEMKHFSSNFKEAQSLAFPDELPLLLFIQADNSDVEGWIPLHEEQVENSLHGKTMLIDADHYLHHTKSKEMVDTMRVFLGETE is encoded by the coding sequence ATGAAAGTGAAACAAAAAGAGACTGAAAGCAGAACAAGTAAAAAAACAAAGAAAGTGTTATCCATTCTTCTAAAAATAGTGGCAGCCATCATTCTAGTCATCGCCCTGTTCTTTGCAGTTGTTTTTATTATCAATCTGATCAGCAGTAAATTTGAGGAAGCCCAGATTGAATCGTATGGACAGCTTGTGCAAGTGGATGGCGAAACTATGAATGTGCTAATTGAGGGAGAGGGTGAAGAAACGATTGTTCTTCTCCCAGGCTATGGAACAGCTGCGCCTGCTCTTGATTTTAAACCGCTTATCGAAGAGCTTGCTCCATTTTATAAAGTCGTTGTTGTCGAACCTTTTGGCTATGGATTAAGTGATCATACAGATAAAGAAAGAACGACAGAAAACATTGTCTTTGAAATCCATGAAGCGCTGCAAAGTCTAGATATTGATGAGTACATTTTAATGGGGCACTCCATTGCCGGCATTTATGGACTCAATTATGTGAACAAATACGAAGATGAAGTACAAGCGTTTGTTGGTATTGATACGAGCGTACCAACACAAGGTGGGATGGACGAGGAACTTCCAATCAGTACCTTTCACTTCCTGAGAAAATCTGGTTTAGGCAGACTGGTCATTAACCTAGGTGATGACCCATACGAAACACTGCCTTTTGATGAAGAAACAAAAGAACAGATGAGATTGATCACACACAAAAATTTGTTTAACGCGAGCAATTTGAATGAAATGAAGCATTTTAGTTCAAATTTTAAGGAGGCACAATCATTGGCTTTCCCTGATGAACTTCCGTTGCTCCTCTTTATACAAGCGGATAATTCAGACGTGGAAGGATGGATTCCACTACATGAAGAGCAAGTAGAGAATTCCTTGCATGGCAAGACGATGCTAATTGATGCAGACCATTATTTGCACCATACGAAATCAAAGGAAATGGTTGATACCATGAGAGTATTTTTAGGAGAAACAGAATAA
- a CDS encoding SDR family NAD(P)-dependent oxidoreductase, with protein MKQTKSTPRVWFITGASSGLGLEFTKAALSSGDKVVGVARNIAPLTELEKRYKTTFKSVKLDITERVSVFEVVEEAINHFGKLDVVVNNAGNMVLGMVEEFTEGDIKQQIETNFYGAVWVSQAVLPHLRKQKSGHIIQISSIGGILAGPMTGIYSASKFALEGFSEALAQEVSHFGVHVSIVEPGGYWTNLYTNMQFTTIHEGYNPVREFLETQNDESKDSHPKEAATALLKLIHNEKPPLRLILGSHVFDAAIEHELSKVKTWKDWETVSRSAEKAIPHPEN; from the coding sequence ATGAAACAAACCAAATCAACACCAAGAGTCTGGTTTATCACCGGTGCAAGTAGCGGATTAGGACTTGAATTTACGAAAGCAGCACTTAGCTCAGGAGATAAAGTAGTCGGAGTTGCTCGAAATATAGCCCCATTAACAGAATTGGAAAAAAGGTATAAAACTACCTTTAAATCTGTTAAGTTGGATATCACTGAACGGGTATCTGTTTTTGAGGTTGTTGAAGAAGCCATTAATCATTTTGGTAAACTTGATGTAGTGGTAAACAATGCCGGTAACATGGTATTGGGAATGGTTGAAGAATTTACTGAGGGTGACATTAAACAACAAATCGAAACTAATTTTTATGGTGCCGTTTGGGTTAGCCAAGCTGTTTTACCTCACCTAAGAAAACAAAAGTCTGGTCACATTATACAAATATCGAGTATAGGAGGCATTCTTGCTGGCCCAATGACTGGAATCTACAGTGCAAGTAAGTTCGCATTAGAAGGTTTTAGTGAAGCATTAGCACAAGAGGTCTCTCATTTTGGGGTTCATGTATCTATTGTAGAGCCAGGCGGATATTGGACAAATTTATATACAAACATGCAGTTCACTACTATACATGAAGGATATAATCCTGTTCGAGAATTTTTAGAAACACAAAACGATGAAAGTAAAGATAGCCACCCTAAGGAAGCCGCCACTGCATTACTAAAACTGATTCATAACGAGAAGCCACCTTTAAGACTCATTTTAGGGAGTCACGTCTTTGATGCAGCCATTGAACATGAATTGAGTAAAGTAAAGACATGGAAAGATTGGGAAACGGTAAGTCGTTCTGCTGAAAAAGCCATTCCACACCCAGAGAATTAA
- a CDS encoding DeoR/GlpR family DNA-binding transcription regulator — protein MKLVRIQEMENYILANGTVSIDDLCNRFDVSKNTVRRDINRLTEKGVIEKVYGGVTATDKPLIPFQNRHHVYNDEKVRIALHAASFIEDQDFVYIDSGTTTKWMFDNFPDDKFITILTNNLDVINAVSEKENIELFVLGNHYQVKTRSFVSISGFSLNKYNVDKAFMACTGASISKGLTNADLHEYEVKKSIVQKENELFLLADASKFGKSTMLTYAPLSRLDHIITSAPLDESYEAFCHEENIAIHTV, from the coding sequence ATGAAGTTAGTTAGAATTCAAGAAATGGAAAATTACATTCTTGCAAACGGTACAGTCTCCATTGACGATTTATGCAACCGTTTCGACGTATCTAAAAATACAGTTCGACGGGATATTAATCGTTTGACAGAAAAAGGGGTCATTGAAAAAGTATACGGGGGAGTTACTGCAACGGATAAACCGTTAATTCCATTTCAAAACCGCCATCATGTCTATAACGATGAAAAAGTCCGGATCGCTTTACACGCAGCATCCTTTATAGAAGATCAAGACTTTGTTTACATTGACTCAGGTACCACAACGAAATGGATGTTTGATAACTTTCCTGATGATAAGTTTATTACAATTCTGACCAATAATTTAGACGTCATCAACGCTGTGTCTGAAAAAGAGAACATTGAACTATTTGTATTAGGGAACCATTATCAGGTCAAAACACGTTCATTCGTTAGTATCAGTGGTTTTTCGCTTAATAAGTATAATGTAGACAAAGCGTTTATGGCTTGTACTGGAGCTAGTATTTCTAAAGGGTTAACCAACGCAGACCTTCATGAATACGAAGTGAAAAAAAGCATTGTACAGAAAGAAAATGAGCTTTTTCTATTAGCCGATGCTTCAAAGTTCGGTAAGTCAACTATGCTTACATATGCTCCTTTGTCCCGATTGGACCACATTATCACATCTGCCCCATTAGATGAATCATATGAAGCATTCTGTCATGAAGAAAATATCGCGATACACACAGTTTAA
- a CDS encoding sensor histidine kinase — protein MISSLYTRVVLIFLSSVIGGTVIAFFVATWIFEEQLNENLQITLLDFGQDIAQLYETFPLEEADSFVSGMKQLNSYHIRIYEETGELQSYGSFDEDSISRVTKEEVEEVLSGELVQVPTNGINPIRLGMPLTTEAGTKAMFVESVSPSSSSFLVKWIFYFLAFSLIFGSLLVLIAARFLVRPIKKLTEATRRVAGGDFNVKLTIKQKGELGILARSFEEMMRDLQQLEQMRKEFVSNVSHEVQSPLTSISGYAAALKQVDLEADKRNRYLEVIIAEAGRMSKMSDSLLKLSLLESNSQQVHLTTLNLDEQIRRVIVAIQPQWSARDIRFELDLRTVAITADHELLNQVWTNLLGNSIKFSEENSTIDVSIQQDSKNVTVRVSDTGIGISLEDQKRIFERFFKADRSHSLKYGGSGMGLAIVKQIVTLHQGEIRVESELNRGTTFIVTLPVSMASSNLGT, from the coding sequence ATGATCAGCTCCTTATATACACGAGTTGTTCTAATCTTTTTGTCCTCTGTTATTGGAGGGACGGTCATTGCGTTTTTTGTGGCAACGTGGATATTTGAAGAGCAATTAAACGAAAACCTGCAAATTACCTTGCTCGATTTTGGACAAGATATTGCTCAACTGTATGAGACTTTTCCATTAGAAGAAGCGGATTCATTTGTTTCTGGAATGAAACAGCTCAACTCTTATCACATTCGAATCTATGAAGAAACTGGAGAACTCCAATCTTATGGATCATTTGATGAAGATAGTATTTCAAGGGTGACCAAGGAAGAGGTAGAGGAAGTACTATCGGGAGAACTGGTGCAAGTTCCAACAAACGGGATCAATCCGATTCGCTTAGGAATGCCATTGACCACGGAAGCGGGAACAAAAGCCATGTTTGTCGAATCTGTATCACCGTCTTCCTCTTCCTTTCTTGTGAAGTGGATTTTTTATTTCTTGGCTTTTTCCTTAATTTTTGGAAGTTTATTGGTTTTAATTGCTGCAAGGTTTTTGGTCAGGCCGATTAAAAAACTAACCGAAGCAACTAGACGGGTCGCAGGGGGAGATTTTAACGTCAAACTAACGATTAAGCAAAAAGGCGAGTTAGGCATACTGGCTCGCAGCTTTGAAGAAATGATGCGGGACTTACAGCAACTTGAACAAATGCGAAAGGAATTTGTTTCCAATGTCTCGCACGAAGTCCAATCACCGCTTACCTCGATATCAGGTTATGCAGCAGCTCTGAAACAAGTGGACCTTGAGGCGGACAAGCGAAATCGTTATCTTGAGGTAATTATTGCCGAAGCGGGACGTATGTCGAAGATGAGTGACAGTCTGTTAAAACTAAGCTTACTCGAATCAAATTCGCAGCAGGTGCATCTGACCACGCTCAATCTTGATGAACAAATTAGGCGGGTTATCGTTGCCATTCAGCCGCAATGGTCAGCTCGTGACATTCGTTTTGAGCTGGATTTAAGAACGGTTGCGATAACGGCTGATCATGAACTGTTGAACCAAGTATGGACGAACCTCCTTGGCAATAGCATTAAGTTTTCTGAGGAGAACAGCACGATTGATGTCAGCATTCAACAAGATTCAAAAAACGTAACGGTTCGAGTATCTGATACAGGTATTGGTATTTCTCTTGAAGATCAGAAACGTATATTTGAACGCTTTTTTAAGGCTGATCGATCGCACAGCCTTAAGTATGGTGGAAGTGGTATGGGGCTTGCTATTGTGAAACAAATCGTCACGCTTCACCAAGGTGAGATTCGAGTAGAAAGTGAGCTTAACCGAGGAACAACGTTTATTGTCACGCTGCCTGTATCAATGGCTTCATCTAATCTAGGAACATAA